One part of the Primulina eburnea isolate SZY01 unplaced genomic scaffold, ASM2296580v1 ctg1426_ERROPOS348043, whole genome shotgun sequence genome encodes these proteins:
- the LOC140820759 gene encoding uncharacterized protein — translation MPPRRVPQPAAGRAPEQGSTSSDPMDVNATPMETFLKRFQYFRPPTLKGTENAVECESWLEDIEMLFESLEYTDDRRVKLFVHQLQDVAKNWWITMKRALEHRGTQITWKVFKTEFYQRFFPVSYRKDKGAEFANLRHRPLNIEEYVAKFSSLLRFAPHVAEKEEAVAD, via the coding sequence atgccgcctCGACGAGTACCGCAACCAGCAGCAGGTCGGgcaccagaacagggcagtacatCCAGTGATCCGATGGACGTGAatgctacaccgatggagacttttCTTAAACGGTTTCAGTATTTCCGGCCCCCGACATTGAAAGGCACAGAAAATGCAGTcgagtgtgaaagttggctagaggatatcgagatgctatTTGAATCCCTTGAGTACACTGATGATCGACGAGTGAAACTATTTGTGCACCAATTGCAAGAtgtagcaaagaattggtggattactatgaagagagcattggagcaccgTGGCACACAAATTACTTGGAAGGTGTTCAAgactgagttctatcagcgattctttccggTGTCATACCGAAAGGACAAGGGTGCCGAGTTCGCCAATCTGAGGCACAGACcactgaacatcgaagagtatgttgccaagtttTCATCATTGCTCAGATTCGCTCCTCATGTTGCTGAAAAGGAAGAGGCCgttgcggatca